The nucleotide sequence CCATGTAAAACATGCATATCCTTGCTTTGAAGTCTCATAACCTGGCAAAGCTAGAAAAGATAGTTTTGGCTCAGTGGCAAATACAGTTACCTATGTTATCCCAACAGACCATAAACCATGTACTAAAGCAGTtgcagttttaaaaagaaaggtgCTGACATTGTGTTCTACTGTGTTCCACATatattcattaaatattttattttaatatttgttttagatatttttctcaTTGAACCCAATGTTTTTGTACTCAGAGCTAGTGATACCTCTGACTTACCAAGAGACAAGGAACTACAGTAATCAGCTTCAGTGAAGTACAGACAGACTTTCTGACAAAATCCAGATTTACTTTCTTATAGTAGAATGTAAGATCTAGAAAATAATGTGGCATCATCTGGGCCTGgatctcctgctgcagccccaccagTACTGAATTTGTCCTAATCTCACCACTACTTGAGCTTAAATCCCCCATAGCTGTAAAACCTACAGGGAGATGCCCTTTCTTAATAGATatagtttttcttctgactgTCTGGTTTCCTCTCTTCCACTTAATGTTGCCTGGTCATATTGCAGGGTACAATGAATGCTCATATTTCCTTGGATGGATGCAAAACACATTTTACTCCAAGTGAAATGAGCATGTTTCTATACCATGCAGCGTTAGGCCCTTATTTGGGATCTATGTGTTTCTGCAGGGACTCAACTTCAGTGCAGTAAGGCCAGGAAGTGTTCAGTGACACCAGCTCCCTTGATAAGCCCTCCCTCCTTTTTGTGCTGGGGGCTGGAAGGTTCATAAACAGAATCTAGGTCCATGGGAGTGAAGGACTTTATGTGGCACCATATGCAAGCCAAAGGGAAGTACTCTTACCTGTGTGTACAAACATGTGCTTGACGTAGTTCTGTTTGGCGGTGAAAGTCTTGTTACAGAGAGTGCACTCATAAGGCTTTTTTTCACCTTGCccacctgctgtgctgtggcctGCAGATGGGGCCaagggctgtggggctggcagtTGAGCAGTAAAGGTTGACAGGCCAGGTTGGGAAACTGTCACAAATTGTGCCTGTTGGCCAGCTAAAGGCTGGGGCAGGCTGAAGAGAAAAGGCTTAGGGCCACTGCCAGCAGACTGTGTGGTGAAAAGGGCAGGCAGGTAGGTGTTGCCAGCTGTGCCAATGACCTGAGTGTTGCTGGTCAGAGTCAGTGGCATCCTCAGATTGCTGGTGAGGGTTTCTGTCTGACGTAAGTAGATCTGCGTGGTTGGCAATGGTTGGGCAACAGATGTGTTGACAGAAGGCTGCAAAGCCCCCTTTTCAGTGCTGTTACTGACTGTGAGCACTTTGCTGTCCATTTCAACGTCATTGCTTCTCTCTGGTGAGGAAGAATTAGCATCtacatgctgctgctgctgctgctgctgctgcggctgCTGCGGCTGAGTGCTATCAGCAGGGACATCATTTTGATCTGCTTGAGAAGGTTCTTGCTGTCCATCCCGGCCCAGACCAGCCATAAACTGCTGCTCTATTGAATCAGGCTCAGTGCCAATGGAAGAACTGACACCCGAGTCAAAACTCTCCCCTTTGGGCTCGCTCTCAGTGCCTTCTGCTTGGTCAGTGTCCTCAGTGCATTCCTCAGACTCATTGCGCTCAAGGATCTGCACCCTCTGCTGGCCGTAGTAGTCATAGTCATCCTCCATCTCCTGTTTAATATGGATGTTGCCCATCAGGGTTTGAATTCGGACAGGGCGGGGTTGCTTCCGGCAGTGTGTGGTCTCTGGAGTGGTGGAGAGGTACCGCTCCATCTGCTGCGACCGTTCATGGATCCGGGTAATCCAGCTGGGATCTTCTATGTGATGGTCCCTGGGGAGTCCCAGGGCTGTCTCATGGTGGCTGACCACAGCTCCACTGTAAAAGGAGCGCTCCCCACTGCCATTTTGCATGGAACAGGCATAGAGGGCTGAATAGATCCTGTCCACACTGTGCTGTGAATGGCTCTGCAGGTAGCCAGACTCGGTGTCAGTGCTCTGCCCCGAGGTGCCTGATTCAGGTGTTCCCCTAGGTGTCTCTTGACCAGAATCCTGAATCACTGGATAGACGTCTCCCACATTTTGTGAGACAATCCTTGTGCACTCATCAATCACAGTCTTGATCTGCAGGATGCTGGCGGCTGTGAGGATTTGGAGGGCCTCTGACTGTGAGACCCGCAGCACCCCACTGTACATGAAGTCAATGAGCTTTTGCACAGACTGGACTGACACCACTGAGGGGATCTCGATGTCACTGTagcccagcagcagcttgtCCTGGAAGAAGGGGCTGCCAGCCGCCAGCACACAGCGGTGGGCGCGCAGCATGCTCCCGTGGATGCGGACCGTCACGTCACAGAAGTGGCCACGGTTGCGCTGCTCGTTGAGGGTCTCAAGCACAGAATTGCTGAAGTTGTGAAGGTTGATGCTATGAATGCGCTCTGTCATCCCCTTGCAACTGATGTTACCTGGAGCAAAGCAGACGgcaaaagcaaacaacaaaaaagaacagaatGAGTCTTGTCCTCTACAGAACCACAGTGAGAGTGCTGGCAAAAGTAACTTCCCACTGTGTAAACAAAACTGATTGCACTggaaaaaacacacacagaggcatTGCTAAGAACACATCATTTTTGTAAGGCTATAAGCAAACTTCACTGCTCCTTTCCAGAAACTCAAGTCCTGAATTTTTGGACAAAAACCAAATGAAGACAGGTGTAGCTGGACCTAAATTCCAATCACACTCCTGGGTCTTGGACTTCCTATCAGTTTATCTGGCCTTAAAAAGCTTAGAGCCAGCCAATTGTAAACACTAAGCACATGGATTAAAGCTGGACTTTAAGATTTGGATTGGACCTGTGCCAGAAGAGATCAGAATCTGTAAAGATCCTAAGTTGTTAATGCAAAGAGTATGTATGAAAATACGATTTCAGTCTAGATTGGTATTTTAAGAAATTTAGATCCTGTGTTACACAGCACAGTTACTTGTATTAAAAAACTGGCAGTGAGTTTGTAAAGTCCAAATCTGGTTCAAGATTTAGGCTGTAAATGTTCCTAAAATCCCACACAGTTTTGTCTGGGGTTGTGGTTTAGAACATTTGCTATTCAGTAGTGACAAACAGTTCTCTGAAAGAACCCAAAGCAAAAAGTTAACATGAGCTGTCCCTTTCATTTTTTAGCATATCCCAAATTCTGACTTGCACCAGAATGCCATCATATAAAAACAAATGTTCTCCTGCTGTTATTTGCTTGACAGAAACTGGAAAATTACAGACATTTACTCCAAAGAAGATTTCATCTTAGTTTGGCTGAATAATCTAAATAAAGAACAGTTCAGAAAAACATCTAACCAACTTGGATAGAGAGCCAACATAATCTTCAAAATTTACAAGtgactgaaaagaaatttcttaATCTCCCAATTCACTGTTCCCTCTCTTCATCTTGCTTGTTTTGGTTTCAATgctttcccatttcctttcctgttcATTACCAAATTTTCATCTATTTAGACTTTGACATGCAGAATCTATGGTTTCACCTTTTAATTATGAAGAATCAATTGTCTCTTGAATggtaaacaaataaaacactactaatagtttttttctttagacaTTTGTAGTAGATGCATCACCTTGGTTTCTAGAAAATTAGACGAAGTAATGCTAAATCACCACTAGTATTACAGGCATTTTGTCTTGAATATTCCCACCAAAGATCTAACCACTCTTGCCACAATAACATGATAATGTGAGAAAATTAGAAGTTGGTGTGAGCAAATTGAACTAGCTTATTGTCACTGTCTAACAAATGCACAGAGCAAATAATTAGCATtgaaagcagctgaaaggcatACATATGCTTTTTACTCCAGCAATGTCTGCTCTACCCTAAGAAGTGCTTTACATCTCATCCACAGGCAGTAGAACACTATTCACTGCAATTTGCAGGCAAATGTGGcattctccctgctctgcattCTTCTTCCTATTAATTCACTACCAACATCTCAAGCACCCCTCTCCTCTGCTGGTTCAGAGAAACCACCTTGAATACAAGTGGTTATTTTAATTCTCTGAAGTAGCTGATGATTAAAGTGAAGCACAAAGGTCAGGAACTGGAAATCACAGTGGGGCCAAGCTTTCTGAAGAAGTCTCATGATGTTAACAGATGTTAACCAACCTGTACCAGAAAGTTACTAATTTCCATGTGTGATTAGCATGCTGAGGGGATGCTCACATAGaagaaacaaggaggaaatcaTTAACACCATGATGGAAGTTGGGAAACACACCTGTCTTGTTCATGAGCTCAGCCAGGAAACCTGAGATTCTTTCTCTGATGGGACTGACCATAGGACTAGAAAAACATCTTTGAAACTGGGAGACTTTCCTTCAAGGGCAATGCAATTattatttcacaaaataatGTAGAGAAGATACgtatttcctcctccttcctgatAGAGTAATTCTCCAGAGGCCTTCAAGGCAGCTCCAGATGCTTCCCTGTCAAACATGTCAGATCATACAAGAATCCAAAATGTACACAAAGTCAGAATTCTTGGCAAAAGCTTCGTACCAGCGGGGCAACAGAAGGGTGGAAAATTATTGATAAATAGGTGACACCTTACTATAGGCCATAGCAAGTGACTGTACAGGTACCCATTTATCTCCGTCTATCTTTGAGTAATATCAGTGACTACCTGGTTTGCTCCTAGGACTCACTTTCACAGAAACACGTCTCTGTATTCGGTTCTGTCAAAGAAGGTATTTGAGAATTAGAAATATGTAGCAGTGTAACCCAGTAACCCAAAAATCCTGCCTTGAACATGCACAATGTGGAATATTTTACACATACCACAAATGCTACAGACAGGTCACTTGATTTGAGAAAAGAAACCTATTTTGTTACTATGCTCCTTGgcagataaaattatttttgtgagtAGAACTCTGAAAAATTCATCCTTAGGACAACTCCTTTCCAGAAAGGTGTGACATGCATCATGAGACTGGATGACTTCCTGGGAATGTGAATTCTTCCATTTACCCATAAATCATGTACAGAAAGGAGGAAGGCCAAGGTTCATCTACAAGTTTCAAAAGCCCTTCTCAGTTTCTGCCTGTGGGAATTAAGAGTTGTGTAGCCACAGTGTATTCAGTCCTTAGCTAACATGCTGAAAACAGGCAGTTGAGGTTGATCCTGGCTAAAGAAAAGATGTTTGTATGCATTTCTATGAGTGGTGTGAACAGTTATCTATAGAAATTGATCTAGGATGCTTCTTGTAGGAGTTGGTCTGAAAGCCAACTGAGTCACTTCATAAATGGCATTATTTTTGTTGCTAATAGAATTTTGCCCTTGCAAAGATCATCTCGTTGTTGGAACATCTACCACTTCTTCATCTGAGAAGCAACAGAAATCTACTCCTTGAGgataaaagaagaaaggtggTTGGAAGAGATACACAATAAATGGTAAAAAAACCAAGCTGATACAGATTTTGAGGATGATTTTTCTAGTCTAACTTCCTTGACGTTCAGCACTGTAAACCATATCTATCCAGAGTCCAGGCAACCAAATAATTTGCATAAGTGTCAGAAACACTACTACACAAGCCACATCAGTATAAATAGCAGTTTTAACAAATTCCAGAGATGTATATGTAGCAAAACCCGCTGTCCAAGCAGATCCTTTCCCTCTGTGCAGGGAACCAAATCCAAGTTTCATGTTGTTGGGGGCTGGctgtttcccttttccctctgtggaattttccccattgtcatgctaagatacctgttgattaggccctaatgacaggggaaagggaagggaagagggaaacccccgcaagattcaaacagccaaaAAAGAAGGCTCTGGCgcggccccatttcccccacggagttcggatgagaaggacaatCGCCGCCTCTGCCccatctctgccatcccagcgccaggagtcatcctcactgctgttggaccctgcactgctgccttcttgctgtaacctgccaccatccagcactcttcTGAGgaccaggacccacaccgtgagcggaggcctctctctccatctccctctctccccctgggacagtgctgccatcacccccagccctcctgcagctctgcgggacctgcccgcccccagtaccgggaactgcagctcagggaaaaggtgcctgcagccagaaagggacttggactgagttactgttctgtttgtggctaatttcatagctgttgttgttcttgtttgtcttgttagatatactagtaaagaactgttattactatccccatatctttgcctgaaagctcccttaatttcaaaatcatagtaatttgtaggaaggaaggatctcatttttcagttcaaagggaggcttctgcttttcttagcaaacacctgtctttcaaactaggacagatGGTTGACCCCTACTTTACGCTGTTCTAAGCTGAAAGCCCAAAGGCGTTGCCCACAAAACATAGACTTGCCAATGCAGCTTTGATTCGAAGTAAATGCCACATTCTGACAAAGACTCCTAGAGCCTTGGACAAGCCAGAAAGTGTGTCAGCTCCTCACAAGGCCCAGCTGCACACATGCACACTCACCTACTCATAACCGCACAGAATGcccagctcaggaaaaaaactcctGTCTAGGGTTCTTCTAGGCCTGCCACTCTTTAAAACTTGAGACAGTGGGAAACTTTCTGTGAAATTCAAGTGGTCTTTGTTAAGtactcccttttttttttgtccagttAACATGATGTAGAGATCCCAATGGATTTATTCTGAGAAACTCCTGTAAAATGGTTTTGTCCTCTTTCTGTGAAGCAAGTTCTCATTGGAAGGGCATTCACAAACCATACAGAAAAGAATAGGTGTGAAAATGCAAAGGCCATTCTTACCCAGATGGGCAATGAATAGGCATTTGccagttaaaagaaaaaaaaaaggcagaaaaaaagaagggaaaaaagtccAGACAACTGCATAGCTTATGCACATTTGAAATCCTCCTGGGATAGAATTTGAAGCTGGCTTGGTGTAAAGGTGAAACATATTACTGTGCAACTTTGAAAAAAGCTTAATTTGCCCATATGCAAATGTACTGATTAAACTGTCAGGATATTCACAGAAACATGCATGGAATTCATCCTCAACTAGTAAGAAGGAGCACAACTTCggatgggaaagggaaaaacttTTGTTGTGCAATACATGACTGAATGCTTAGATTAGTGTTTCCCTGAATCTCATCCACCCCTCCTGCTGACTTTTATGTAATGGGTATTCAAAAGAAAGTAGGTTTTACCATGACAATAACAATGACAAGCTCTCCAAGTACAGTACCAAAGGGGAAGGCAATGATAGAAGGAAACAGCAGGCAGTGGACTCCTGGAAGATGCTATAGCAAACGTGGAAGTACAGCAATGAGGTATATCAAGCATGGCTTGAGGCAGTTTTTTATTTGCCAGAGTTACCATGCATAAACCTACAAAAAATAGAAAGTTATAGCTAGAAATAGTGAATTTTTTGTTTGccaaaaccataaaaaattaCCCCCAGAAAACACAGGATGTAGTAGAACCAAATAGATGTACAGAATATTGAACACTGCAGGCCATACATAAATGGCTACGTTGTAcacttgaaaatgcattttgcaaggtttttttctgtacagcCACTAGATGTCCCTTTCTGCAAAACCAGTTGCTGAAAGTCTTCATGCTCAAAACTGAAGGATATCAGAGAATTTGATTTTCTCTAGTGTCTTTTAAAATTACGGTATCTCAAAGCTCCTTGCACAGTAATGACTACAATTTCTAGAAACATAGCGGTGATGAACCTACCATGGTTACTGCAACCCAGCTAGTGCCTCAGCACAGAATGCACCTGAAGCAAAACTGCCTAGGATGCTGGAATCCCAGCTTTTTTTGAAACTTACTGTGTGCTCTTTCACAGGAAAGACTAGCAGAGTGAAACCCAAAGGCTGTGTCTTGCTTTCATACTTATGGGGAATAGAGAATAATTGATTGTTCTATATCCTTGAGAACTGGTGGGCTTGCTGAGACAGATACAGATATAGTTTTTGCCTCAGTCTTATGCAGGAGAATTTACAGAATTTAGAGAATTTTCTGGCAAAACATCTCACTGATGTCTCACTTAGACAGGATCAACTTAGCTTGGTATTTTTGCCTAGTTTGTCTTTCTGACAACCTTCCCAAACCTTGCAAAAGAATGAACGCTTTGAGAGACGGTGGAAAATTTAGAGACATTGCATCTCATACAGAATATGGTCTCTCTATGTTGTTATTATCAAAATGACAAGTGTTTCCCTAGTTGGGAGGACACCCTGGGGTAGGACAGAGATGTTGAAGTTAGGCTTGGTAGGTGGTCTTCCTGCTTCTGGAACTGCTTTTCTGTGCATTAGTAATCCAGCCACTGGTTTCTGGGAGCACAACAAACCTAAtaacctgctgctgctgctggagacaagCAGTATCATCTAGTCCTTACTCTCTTCCTCTACCATGTGTAAAGTTTTCCAAAACTTCAATCCTTGGTCTCCATACCAGCTGTTGGGTGAACTCTTGTTTGCATCAAATGGATGCATTATGTTCTTCAGACAGTCATCTAGTCTACTATTTTTCCTCATGTGGGAATAATTTGCCTACACCATCTCTTTAGAAATTTGTCGACCATATTTGCAAAAACAGCACTCCCTTCCCAGACAGTCTATTATCTTTCTAGCAAGAGAGGTTTCTTAGTATTTAACTTTGAACTGATTACTCAACTCCTTCCCCTAACAGACAGGGAGAGCTATTGACCATTTTCCTCTTTACAGCACTCCCTCATATACTGGTAGGTgcctctcttttcttctttagaGAAGTCTTTCCTAAAAATACGAACTCAGGTCTCCAAATCATCCTTGTTGGTTATAGGTATTCTCCTTCTTCTTACCTTCTTCCATCTTCTCTATAGCTTGTCTTTCCTTCACTTAAAATGCAGCCCAAACATAGGTAAGGTACTCTAGCTGAGAGAGGTGAATGAAGGAGTTGCCTATATATCATTGTCTATGATACAATGTAAAGACCTTACAGAATAAATAACCCCAAGCAAACAAAGCCCTGTTATCAAAACAGGGTCTGTTTCTTAAGAAATGGATCTTCTTAAGAAACGCGTATGTGAGTAAAGAATCCTTATGTTGGAATGAAGATCTCAACTCTTTTATAAACACATCAGTTCAGTCAAAATGCAGCATGCCCATCACAACATCTGAAAGCTACTATAGCCCCACAATTTCCATAGGAAGTTCTCATTTCCATACATTAGTGTGCTGTATCATAAACTTTGCACCACAACAACTGTGAGTGCTTTTTTCAGCTTCAATGACCTGATTTATCCCAACTgataaagctttattttctgttgctaTCAAGTTAGTTACTATAAAATTAGATTTACAGAGCAAAAATTCCTATCTACAGCATCAGTCCTGCATCCGCTTCCAAGTCTCTGGGACCAGTTCAGTGGGGTAACATTTCTTCCATTCAAGGAAGTGACCAGAATTCAAATCTTGAAAACCTGGCAATATGTGACTTCTCAGTGCATCTCAAAGATGCTGCAGAGAGCAATTCAGCCATGTCTGCTCAGACTGATTCTTTTGAATATTTGGCCTTATTCTAAACAGGGGCCTGCAAGAGGAAAAGCTTCGATGGAGTTTCAGGAACACAGAAGAACATTTGTGTCCTCAGCAGGAGATCTGACCAGGAGTAGCCCTTGCTTTCTGTTGCTTCAAAGGTTTGCTGGAGTTTTCACCCAATCATCTGCTTGAACATCTTGAAAATCAGTATCTCCTTCTACAATATCTATCCAAAACAAACACCAGATGACACTACACAAATTGCTCTAACCCTACCAGATTGTTGTTAGAATCAAAATATGTAGCAGTCTACATTTAACAGGAAGTACTGTATTTTTATCAGTACAACATCTATTAATGTGTCAGTAATACACTCTATGGAAGAAAGAATCACTGTG is from Cinclus cinclus chromosome 2, bCinCin1.1, whole genome shotgun sequence and encodes:
- the ZBTB20 gene encoding zinc finger and BTB domain-containing protein 20 yields the protein MTERIHSINLHNFSNSVLETLNEQRNRGHFCDVTVRIHGSMLRAHRCVLAAGSPFFQDKLLLGYSDIEIPSVVSVQSVQKLIDFMYSGVLRVSQSEALQILTAASILQIKTVIDECTRIVSQNVGDVYPVIQDSGQETPRGTPESGTSGQSTDTESGYLQSHSQHSVDRIYSALYACSMQNGSGERSFYSGAVVSHHETALGLPRDHHIEDPSWITRIHERSQQMERYLSTTPETTHCRKQPRPVRIQTLMGNIHIKQEMEDDYDYYGQQRVQILERNESEECTEDTDQAEGTESEPKGESFDSGVSSSIGTEPDSIEQQFMAGLGRDGQQEPSQADQNDVPADSTQPQQPQQQQQQQQHVDANSSSPERSNDVEMDSKVLTVSNSTEKGALQPSVNTSVAQPLPTTQIYLRQTETLTSNLRMPLTLTSNTQVIGTAGNTYLPALFTTQSAGSGPKPFLFSLPQPLAGQQAQFVTVSQPGLSTFTAQLPAPQPLAPSAGHSTAGGQGEKKPYECTLCNKTFTAKQNYVKHMFVHTGEKPHQCSICWRSFSLKDYLIKHMVTHTGVRAYQCSICNKRFTQKSSLNVHMRLHRGEKSYECYICKKKFSHKTLLERHVALHSATNGTPGATGTGTRAVPAGVVACTEGTTYVCSVCPAKFDQIEHFNDHMRMHVSDG